One Mixophyes fleayi isolate aMixFle1 unplaced genomic scaffold, aMixFle1.hap1 Scaffold_3665, whole genome shotgun sequence DNA window includes the following coding sequences:
- the LOC142132754 gene encoding histone H2B 1.1-like: MPEPAKSAPAAKKGSKKAVTKTQKKDGKKRRKSRKESYAIYVYKVLKQVHPDTGISSKAMGIMNSFVNDIFERIAGEASRLTHYNKRSTITSREIQTAVRLLLPGELAKHAVSEGTKAVTKYTSAK, encoded by the coding sequence ATGCCTGAACCAGCCAAGTCTGCCCCAGCAGCCAAAAAGGGCTCAAAGAAAGCCGTCaccaagacccagaagaaagatggcAAGAAGCGGAGAAAGAGCAGGAAGGAGAGTTATGCTATTTATGTCTACAAGGTGCTGAAGCAGGTCCACCCCGACACCGGCATCTCCTCTAAGGCCATGGGCATCATGAACTCCTTCGTCAACGACATCTTTGAGCGCATTGCTGGAGAAGCTTCCCGCCTGACTCACtacaacaagcgctccaccatcacctccaGGGAGATCCAGACCGCCGTACGTCTGCTGCTGCCCGGAGAGCTGGCCAAGCACGCCGTGTCCGAGGGCACCAAGGCCGTCACCAAATACACCAGCGCCAAATAA
- the LOC142132751 gene encoding histone H1.01-like isoform X1 has protein sequence MSETAPAAAPAAPAEAPVKGKRQPKKAAAGSSKKGNKTSGPSVSEQIVKCVSASKERSGVSLAALKKTLAAGGYDVEKNNSRLKVALKSLVTKETLIQVKGSGASGSFKLNKKQLESKDKAAKKKVAVVKPKKAAAKKVPKSPKKSPSAAKSPKKAKKPAAAKKAVKSPKKPKPAVKPKKAAKSPAKKAAKPKVAKSPAKKAAKPKVAKSPAKKAAKPKKAAPKKK, from the coding sequence ATGTCAGAGACAGCTCCCGCCGCAGCGCCCGCTGCTCCAGCAGAGGCCCCCGTCAAGGGAAAGCGTCAGCCGAAGAAAGCAGCTGCAGGAAGCTCCAAGAAGGGCAACAAAACGTCCGGTCCAAGCGTGTCTGAGCAGATTGTTAAATGCGTGTCCGCATCCAAGGAGCGCAGCGGTGTTTCCCTGGCCGCCCTGAAGAAGACCCTCGCTGCTGGAGGTTACGATGTGGAGAAGAATAACAGCCGCCTGAAAGTGGCGCTCAAGAGCTTGGTGACGAAAGAGACCCTGATCCAGGTGAAAGGCAGCGGCGCCTCCGGTTCCTTCAAGCTGAACaagaagcagctggagagcaaGGATAAGGCAGCTAAGAAGAAGGTGGCGGTGGTTAAACCCAAGAAAGCGGCAGCCAAGAAAGTGCCCAAGTCCCCGAAGAAGTCTCCCAGCGCAGCCAAGAGCCCGAAAAAGGCCAAGAAACCGGCAGCAGCCAAGAAAGCAGTAAAAAGCCCTAAGAAGCCGAAACCTGCTGTGAAACCCAAGAAGGcggccaagagcccggctaaaaaggcagctaagcccaaagtGGCTAAGAGTCCggctaaaaaggcagctaagcccaaagtagccaagagcccggctaaaaaggcagctaagccGAAGAAGGCTGCTCCTAAGAAGAAGTAA
- the LOC142132750 gene encoding histone H2A type 1-like, whose protein sequence is MSGRGKQGGKTRAKAKTRSSRAGLQFPVGRVHRLLRKGNYAERVGAGAPVYLAAVLEYLTAEILELAGNAARDNKKTRIIPRHLQLAVRNDEELNKLLGGVTIAQGGVLPNIQAVLLPKKTESHKPTKSK, encoded by the coding sequence ATGTCTGGAAGAGGCAAACAGGGCGGTAAGACCCGTGCTAAGGCCAAGACTCGCTCATCTCGAGCCGGTCTCCAATTCCCGGTCGGTCGCGTTCACCGTCTGCTGAGGAAGGGGAACTATGCGGAGCGTGTGGGAGCTGGCGCCCCGGTGTATCTGGCAGCGGTGCTGGAGTACCTGACTGCTGAGATTCTGGAGCTGGCTGGGAATGCCgcccgtgataacaagaagacccgCATCATCCCCCGTCACCTACAGCTGGCTGTGCGCAACGATGAAGAGCTCAACAAGCTACTCGGTGGGGTGACTATCGCCCAAGGAGGagtcctgcccaacatccaggccgtCCTACTGCCCAAGAAAACCGAGAGCCATAAACCAACCAAGAGCAAGTAA
- the LOC142132751 gene encoding histone H1-like isoform X2, translated as MSETAPAAAPAAPAEAPVKGKRQPKKAAAGSSKKGNKTSGPSVSEQIVKCVSASKERSGVSLAALKKTLAAGGYDVEKNNSRLKVALKSLVTKETLIQVKGSGASGSFKLNKKQLESKDKAAKKKVAVVKPKKAAAKKVPKSPKKSPSAAKSPKKAKKPAAAKKAVKSPKKPKPAVKPKKAAKSPAKKAAKPKSPAKKAAKPKKAAPKKK; from the exons ATGTCAGAGACAGCTCCCGCCGCAGCGCCCGCTGCTCCAGCAGAGGCCCCCGTCAAGGGAAAGCGTCAGCCGAAGAAAGCAGCTGCAGGAAGCTCCAAGAAGGGCAACAAAACGTCCGGTCCAAGCGTGTCTGAGCAGATTGTTAAATGCGTGTCCGCATCCAAGGAGCGCAGCGGTGTTTCCCTGGCCGCCCTGAAGAAGACCCTCGCTGCTGGAGGTTACGATGTGGAGAAGAATAACAGCCGCCTGAAAGTGGCGCTCAAGAGCTTGGTGACGAAAGAGACCCTGATCCAGGTGAAAGGCAGCGGCGCCTCCGGTTCCTTCAAGCTGAACaagaagcagctggagagcaaGGATAAGGCAGCTAAGAAGAAGGTGGCGGTGGTTAAACCCAAGAAAGCGGCAGCCAAGAAAGTGCCCAAGTCCCCGAAGAAGTCTCCCAGCGCAGCCAAGAGCCCGAAAAAGGCCAAGAAACCGGCAGCAGCCAAGAAAGCAGTAAAAAGCCCTAAGAAGCCGAAACCTGCTGTGAAACCCAAGAAGGcggccaagagcccggctaaaaaggcagctaagcccaaa agcccggctaaaaaggcagctaagccGAAGAAGGCTGCTCCTAAGAAGAAGTAA
- the LOC142132749 gene encoding histone H4, with product MSGRGKGGKGLGKGGAKRHRKVLRDNIQGITKPAIRRLARRGGVKRISGLIYEETRGVLKVFLENVIRDAVTYTEHAKRKTVTAMDVVYALKRQGRTLYGFGG from the coding sequence ATGTCTGGCAGAGGGAAAGGCGGTAAAGGACTCGGAAAAGGAGGCGCCAAGAGGCACAGGAAAGTCTTGCGGGATAATATCCAGGGTATCACAAAGCCCGCGATCCGCCGCCTGGCTCGTAGAGGAGGTGTAAAGCGTATTTCTGGCCTCATTTATGAAGAGACCCGTGGGGTGCTGAAGGTTTTCCTGGAGAACGTCATCCGGGACGCCGTCACCTACACTGAGCACGCCAAGCGGAAGACTGTCACCGCTATGGATGTGGTCTATGCTCTGAAGAGACAGGGCCGTACTCTGTATGGATTCGGAGGCTGA
- the LOC142132753 gene encoding histone H3 → MARTKQTARKSTGGKAPRKQLATKAARKSAPATGGVKKPHRYRPGTVALREIRRYQKSTELLIRKLPFQRLVREIAQDFKTDLRFQSSAVMALQEASEAYLVGLFEDTNLCAIHAKRVTIMPKDIQLARRIRGERA, encoded by the coding sequence ATGGCTAGAACTAAGCAAACCGCTCGCAAGTCCACCGGCGGGAAAGCTCCCCGCAAGCAGCTGGCGACCAAAGCTGCCAGGAAAAGCGCCCCAGCTACTGGCGGCGTGAAGAAGCCTCACCGCTACCGTCCCGGCACTGTTGCTCTGCGAGAGATCCGCCGCTACCAGAAGTCCACCGAGCTGCTGATCCGCAAGTTGCCCTTCCAGCGCTTAGTACGTGAGATCGCCCAGGACTTCAAGACCGACCTGCGCTTCCAGAGCTCAGCAGTCATGGCTCTGCAAGAGGCCAGCGAGGCTTATCTGGTGGGGCTCTTCGAGGACACCAACCTGTGCGCCATCCACGCCAAGAGAGTGACCATCATGCCCAAAGACATCCAGCTGGCCCGCAGGATCCGAGGGGAGAGAGCATAG